A region of Pasteurellaceae bacterium Orientalotternb1 DNA encodes the following proteins:
- a CDS encoding DNA-binding transcriptional regulator FabR, whose product MSVGIRAVQKEKTRRALVDAAFNQLTAEKSFSNLSLREVAREAGIAPTSFYRHFKDMDELGLAMVDESGLILRQLMRQARKRLENGGSVVATSVETFFEFIEDRPNMFRLLLRESSGTSQAFRTAASREIQHFVAELAEYTQRQNPLIDRELAYIESEGLVTLVFTAGSHALDMNEQERNQLKTRVIMQLRMLARGAAFYAQTAHSRKENR is encoded by the coding sequence ATGAGCGTAGGAATTCGTGCCGTTCAAAAAGAGAAAACCCGTCGTGCGTTAGTTGATGCTGCCTTTAATCAACTCACAGCGGAAAAAAGTTTTTCCAATTTAAGCCTTAGGGAAGTCGCCCGTGAAGCAGGCATTGCACCCACATCTTTCTATCGCCATTTTAAAGATATGGACGAACTGGGTTTGGCAATGGTGGACGAATCGGGGTTGATTCTTCGTCAATTAATGCGACAAGCACGCAAGCGTTTGGAAAATGGCGGCTCTGTCGTGGCAACCTCTGTCGAAACATTCTTTGAATTTATTGAAGATCGTCCGAATATGTTCCGCTTGTTGCTACGGGAAAGTTCTGGCACCTCTCAAGCATTTCGCACTGCGGCTAGCCGTGAAATCCAACATTTTGTTGCCGAACTGGCAGAGTATACCCAACGACAAAATCCGTTGATTGATCGTGAATTGGCTTATATTGAATCGGAAGGATTAGTCACCTTGGTTTTCACCGCTGGTTCCCACGCACTTGATATGAATGAACAAGAACGTAACCAATTGAAAACACGGGTGATTATGCAACTACGGATGCTCGCACGTGGGGCGGCGTTTTATGCCCAAACGGCACATTCAAGGAAAGAAAATCGATGA
- a CDS encoding 2-acyl-glycerophospho-ethanolamine acyltransferase: MKLWKYAGFLPYLAIAFLNASVDLAHKITIQNVLLKSFEGDTLVILTAVINAMILLPFILLFSPSAFLNDKFSRTKIIRISSLAAVAISALICICYMAGQFYLAFGLTLLLAAQSAIYSPAKYSIIKSIVGTEQLGMANGVIQALTIMAILFSSFAFSFFFEAHYAVANDPNVILQSVWQIGVALVVLSILEAIFAFRIPFFVQQQAEQDGKFSTLEYLNLTYFKQNIRSLRANKNIWLSVMGLSLFWGVSQVIVAAFPAHYKTFFNGDNAIVIQAILAVSGVGLMIGSYLAGKMSKLHIELGIVPIGALGIFVSLFGLTMASSELWLGICSFSFGIFGGLFIVPLNATIQFFAPEAQSGKIMAGNNFMQNIAMVLFLSLSIVFVQLSISTTGLFIFSSLVCLVGSFYAMLQLPHLFTRLLLLPILKTSYRFNVEGLKNLPQSGGVLLLGNHISWIDWLVLQAASPRAIKFVMYRPIYNKWYLNWFLRIFKVIPIGGGASRESIQIIRSYLEKGEVVALFPEGHISYNGQINEFQKGFEYVLKDLENVAVVPFYLRGLWGSSFSRAESYYKALTKRRGKRDVLVAFGKPIHRFIDRVEMKQKVVELSFSAWQRFIRRQKPLTEHWLSSAKSDLFKTSVVDAQGMKLSNLKLMTAVFSFIKQLRKRLKDQEHIGVLLPSSVAGAIVNMALLSMGKVPVNLNYTLSEQTMVKALEKAQIRTVISSAKFLEKLTARGFDFKAVLQDKLMFAEDLGKSISKSSKIRSLLMALLAPKWLLKSCYFSPVSLNDTATILFSSGSEGDPKGIELSHQNLLMNIKQVSELLNFRKDDVILNSLPIFHSFGLTVTTLLPLCEGIKMVSVPDPTDGEMVGKMCAKQGVTILFGTSTFFRLYTRNRKLHPLMFQRVRMVIAGAEKLKADVKEAFRLKFGLEIYEGYGTTETAPVAAVNVPNMLDKDSLKEMTFNKVGSVGLPLPGTVIKIVDPDTLTELPTSENGLIVIGGGQVMKGYLNEPEKTAEVLFEQDGVRYYKTGDKGNIDENGFITIVDRYSRFAKIGGEMISLGSVEEQVGKALGDEATFVATAINDDKKGEAVVLLVKSECSLSDIEQRIKATEMPAIMQPSRIFQVAEIPVLGSGKIDFKGARALAIELSENA; this comes from the coding sequence ATGAAACTCTGGAAATATGCGGGCTTTTTGCCTTATTTAGCTATTGCTTTTCTCAATGCCAGTGTCGATTTGGCACATAAAATCACGATTCAAAATGTCCTGTTAAAAAGTTTCGAAGGCGATACTTTAGTCATTTTAACTGCAGTGATTAACGCAATGATTTTATTGCCATTTATTCTGCTTTTCTCGCCGTCAGCATTTTTAAATGACAAGTTTTCTCGCACCAAAATTATTCGTATTAGCAGTTTGGCAGCCGTTGCGATCAGTGCGTTGATTTGTATCTGTTATATGGCGGGGCAATTTTATCTCGCATTTGGTTTAACGTTGTTGCTAGCAGCACAAAGTGCAATTTACTCGCCTGCGAAATACAGCATTATCAAATCGATTGTTGGCACAGAGCAGCTAGGAATGGCAAATGGTGTCATTCAGGCTCTCACCATTATGGCAATTCTCTTTAGCTCATTTGCTTTTTCCTTTTTCTTTGAAGCTCATTATGCGGTCGCTAACGATCCTAATGTTATTTTGCAAAGCGTATGGCAAATTGGTGTGGCGTTAGTGGTATTGAGTATCTTAGAAGCCATTTTTGCGTTCCGAATTCCGTTTTTCGTCCAGCAACAAGCAGAGCAAGATGGCAAATTTAGTACCTTGGAGTATCTCAATTTAACTTATTTCAAACAAAATATTCGTTCGCTACGAGCGAATAAGAATATCTGGTTGAGTGTGATGGGATTAAGTCTATTTTGGGGTGTTTCACAAGTGATTGTGGCAGCGTTTCCGGCACACTATAAAACATTTTTTAATGGTGATAATGCGATTGTGATTCAAGCTATTTTAGCTGTCAGTGGTGTGGGGTTGATGATAGGATCCTATCTTGCGGGGAAAATGTCTAAGCTGCATATTGAGTTAGGTATTGTGCCGATTGGAGCGTTGGGTATTTTTGTGTCGTTATTTGGTTTAACAATGGCAAGTAGCGAGCTTTGGCTAGGCATTTGCTCTTTCAGCTTTGGTATATTTGGTGGACTATTTATTGTGCCACTGAATGCGACTATTCAATTTTTTGCCCCAGAAGCACAAAGCGGCAAAATTATGGCAGGCAATAATTTTATGCAGAACATTGCGATGGTGCTATTTTTATCGCTTAGCATTGTGTTTGTGCAGCTTTCTATTTCAACAACGGGCTTGTTTATCTTTTCATCATTAGTCTGTTTGGTCGGGAGCTTTTATGCGATGTTGCAGCTCCCGCACCTTTTTACTCGCTTGCTGCTACTACCGATTTTAAAAACAAGCTATCGTTTTAATGTTGAAGGGTTGAAAAATCTCCCGCAAAGTGGTGGTGTTCTGTTATTAGGCAATCATATTAGCTGGATCGACTGGCTTGTACTACAAGCCGCAAGTCCACGAGCTATTAAGTTTGTGATGTATCGTCCGATTTACAATAAATGGTATCTCAACTGGTTTCTACGCATTTTCAAAGTGATTCCAATTGGCGGTGGTGCAAGTCGAGAATCAATCCAAATAATTCGCAGTTATTTAGAAAAAGGTGAAGTTGTTGCGTTGTTTCCTGAAGGGCATATTAGCTATAACGGGCAGATCAATGAGTTTCAAAAAGGGTTTGAATACGTGTTAAAAGACCTAGAAAACGTAGCTGTTGTACCGTTCTATTTACGTGGTTTATGGGGCAGCAGTTTCTCTCGAGCGGAAAGTTACTATAAAGCATTGACTAAAAGACGTGGCAAACGAGATGTGCTTGTCGCTTTTGGCAAACCGATTCACCGCTTTATTGACCGAGTGGAAATGAAACAGAAAGTCGTTGAGCTCTCTTTTAGTGCGTGGCAACGTTTTATTCGTCGTCAAAAACCACTAACGGAGCATTGGCTATCTTCAGCTAAATCTGATCTCTTTAAAACTAGCGTAGTGGATGCTCAGGGAATGAAATTGAGCAACTTGAAACTGATGACTGCCGTATTCAGCTTTATCAAGCAATTACGCAAACGATTAAAAGATCAAGAGCATATTGGCGTTTTACTGCCAAGTTCTGTCGCAGGAGCGATTGTGAATATGGCATTGTTATCAATGGGTAAAGTACCAGTGAATCTCAACTACACCTTGAGCGAACAGACGATGGTAAAAGCCTTAGAAAAGGCACAAATTCGCACGGTGATCAGTTCTGCAAAATTTTTAGAGAAACTGACCGCTCGTGGGTTTGATTTCAAGGCGGTCTTACAAGATAAGCTGATGTTTGCCGAAGATCTTGGCAAATCGATCAGCAAAAGTAGCAAGATTCGCAGCTTGTTGATGGCATTACTCGCACCAAAATGGCTATTGAAATCGTGCTATTTTTCACCAGTTAGCTTAAATGATACGGCAACGATTCTGTTTAGTAGCGGTAGTGAAGGGGATCCAAAAGGCATTGAGCTAAGTCATCAAAACTTGCTGATGAATATCAAGCAAGTAAGTGAGCTACTCAATTTCCGAAAAGATGATGTTATTTTAAACTCACTCCCAATTTTCCACTCTTTTGGGCTGACGGTCACCACACTTCTGCCGTTGTGTGAAGGCATTAAAATGGTGAGTGTGCCAGATCCTACCGATGGTGAAATGGTTGGCAAAATGTGCGCTAAACAGGGCGTAACAATTCTGTTTGGAACCTCCACATTCTTCCGATTATATACTCGCAATCGTAAATTGCACCCATTGATGTTCCAACGAGTACGAATGGTGATTGCTGGGGCAGAAAAGCTCAAAGCAGATGTAAAAGAAGCCTTCCGTTTGAAATTCGGTTTAGAGATTTACGAAGGTTATGGCACGACAGAAACCGCCCCTGTGGCGGCGGTGAATGTTCCAAATATGTTAGACAAAGACAGCTTGAAAGAGATGACGTTTAATAAAGTTGGTTCAGTAGGGCTGCCTTTGCCAGGAACGGTGATTAAAATTGTTGATCCTGACACGCTTACTGAGCTGCCAACAAGCGAAAATGGCTTAATTGTGATTGGCGGTGGGCAAGTAATGAAAGGTTACTTGAATGAGCCAGAGAAAACGGCAGAAGTCCTCTTTGAACAAGATGGCGTGCGTTACTACAAAACGGGCGATAAAGGCAATATAGATGAAAATGGCTTTATTACGATTGTCGATCGTTATTCCCGTTTTGCTAAAATCGGTGGCGAAATGATCAGCCTAGGCAGTGTTGAAGAACAGGTTGGCAAAGCGTTGGGCGATGAAGCGACGTTCGTGGCAACGGCAATCAATGACGACAAGAAAGGCGAAGCGGTGGTGCTTTTAGTGAAATCAGAATGCTCACTGAGCGACATTGAACAACGTATTAAAGCGACCGAAATGCCAGCGATTATGCAGCCAAGTCGTATTTTCCAAGTGGCAGAAATCCCTGTGTTGGGCAGTGGTAAAATTGATTTCAAAGGGGCGAGAGCCCTTGCGATTGAACTAAGCGAAAACGCTTAA
- a CDS encoding DNA-binding transcriptional regulator OxyR codes for MNIRDLEYLIALADFKHFRKAADACNVSQPTLSGQIRKLEEELGTILLERTSRKVLFTQAGLALVEQAKSVLREVKILKEMASNQGKEMSGPILIGVIPTLAPYLSPLILPPLKKRFPELDIYIYELQTSILVEQLESGQLDCGIVAFTPASENFIEIPLFNEKMRLAVPNAHPWAKMDCLALNQLRDQELMMLDSGHCLRTHAMSYCTSIGAKENSRFKANSLETLRNMVAADVGIALIPELAAQVNPNPDLTYLTFTDPEPYRAVELIYRPGTPLRQRYEQLAKTIKEIMDGQQ; via the coding sequence ATGAACATTCGTGATTTAGAGTATCTGATCGCCTTGGCAGATTTTAAACATTTCCGCAAAGCCGCTGACGCTTGTAATGTTAGCCAACCCACATTAAGCGGGCAAATCCGCAAGTTAGAAGAGGAACTCGGCACCATTCTGCTAGAACGCACCAGCCGCAAAGTGCTTTTTACCCAAGCGGGCTTGGCATTGGTTGAGCAAGCAAAATCCGTGTTAAGAGAAGTCAAAATTCTCAAAGAAATGGCAAGCAATCAAGGCAAAGAAATGTCTGGGCCGATTTTAATTGGCGTGATCCCGACTCTCGCTCCTTATCTCTCTCCGCTAATTTTGCCCCCACTCAAAAAACGCTTTCCCGAATTAGACATCTATATTTACGAATTACAAACATCGATATTAGTAGAACAACTGGAATCAGGGCAGCTTGATTGCGGCATTGTGGCATTTACTCCAGCAAGCGAGAATTTTATTGAAATACCGCTTTTCAATGAAAAAATGCGGCTTGCCGTGCCAAACGCCCATCCTTGGGCAAAAATGGATTGTCTAGCACTAAATCAACTGCGAGATCAAGAATTGATGATGTTAGACAGCGGTCACTGCTTACGCACTCACGCAATGAGTTACTGCACTTCCATTGGGGCAAAAGAGAACTCTCGTTTTAAAGCGAACAGCCTTGAAACCCTACGCAATATGGTTGCCGCCGACGTTGGCATCGCATTGATTCCTGAACTCGCCGCACAAGTGAACCCGAATCCTGATTTAACTTATCTCACCTTTACGGATCCAGAACCTTATCGTGCCGTGGAGCTAATTTATCGACCTGGCACGCCACTTCGCCAACGTTACGAGCAACTAGCTAAAACAATTAAAGAGATTATGGATGGTCAGCAATGA
- a CDS encoding aspartate-semialdehyde dehydrogenase, whose protein sequence is MQNVGFIGWRGMVGSVLMDRMVQENDFANINPIFFTTSQAGQKAPVFAGKDAGELKNAFDIDELKKLDIIVTCQGGDYTNEVYPKLKATGWNGYWIDAASALRMKDDAIIVLDPVNQHVIDQGLKNGVKTFVGGNCTVSLMLMAIGGLFERDLVEWVSVATYQAASGAGAKNMRELLSQMGELEESVKAELADPASSILDIERKVTAKMRDDAFPTDNFGAPLAGSLIPWIDKLLPETGQTKEEWKGYAETNKILGLSANPIPVDGLCVRIGALRCHSQAFTIKLKKDLPLAEIEQIIASHNEWVKVIPNDKETTLRELTPAKVTGTLSIPVGRLRKLAMGGEYLAAFTVGDQLLWGAAEPVRRILVQLVK, encoded by the coding sequence ATGCAAAACGTAGGTTTTATCGGTTGGCGTGGAATGGTCGGTTCGGTCTTAATGGATCGAATGGTACAAGAAAACGACTTCGCTAATATTAATCCTATCTTTTTCACCACTTCACAAGCGGGTCAAAAAGCCCCTGTTTTTGCAGGCAAAGACGCAGGTGAACTCAAAAACGCTTTCGACATTGATGAACTGAAAAAACTCGACATCATCGTGACTTGTCAAGGTGGCGATTATACCAACGAAGTGTATCCAAAATTAAAAGCAACTGGCTGGAACGGTTATTGGATTGATGCCGCATCGGCATTACGTATGAAAGACGATGCGATCATTGTGCTTGACCCAGTGAACCAACACGTTATCGACCAAGGCTTAAAAAACGGCGTGAAAACGTTCGTGGGTGGAAACTGTACCGTCAGTTTGATGTTAATGGCGATCGGCGGTTTGTTTGAGCGTGATTTAGTCGAATGGGTTTCGGTGGCAACCTACCAAGCGGCATCGGGTGCAGGGGCTAAAAATATGCGTGAGTTGCTCTCACAAATGGGTGAATTAGAAGAGAGCGTTAAAGCCGAACTTGCCGATCCTGCATCATCCATTTTAGATATCGAACGCAAAGTGACTGCCAAAATGCGTGATGATGCTTTCCCAACCGACAACTTCGGTGCTCCACTTGCGGGTAGCTTAATTCCTTGGATCGACAAACTATTACCAGAAACAGGACAAACCAAAGAAGAGTGGAAAGGCTACGCCGAAACCAACAAAATTTTAGGATTGAGTGCAAATCCAATTCCTGTGGACGGTCTATGCGTTCGCATTGGGGCATTGCGTTGTCACAGCCAAGCGTTCACCATCAAACTGAAAAAAGATTTACCATTGGCGGAAATCGAACAAATCATCGCCAGCCACAATGAGTGGGTAAAAGTGATCCCGAACGACAAAGAAACCACATTGCGTGAACTCACTCCAGCGAAAGTCACTGGTACCTTGAGCATTCCTGTTGGCCGTTTACGCAAACTCGCAATGGGTGGCGAATACTTGGCGGCATTCACAGTGGGCGACCAATTATTATGGGGGGCGGCGGAACCTGTTCGCCGTATTTTAGTGCAATTAGTGAAATAA
- a CDS encoding 5'-nucleotidase, lipoprotein e(P4) family, translating to MRTSIKLSAIALSSVFALTACTQAPSNAGEAKLQQHAMLGVNWMQESGEYQALAYQAFNTAKVAFDNAKVAKGKKKAVVVDLDETMMDNSAYAAWQIQNNKAFDGKDWTRWVNARQTKAIAGAVEFNNYVNSHKGKMFYVSNRKDQGEKAGTLDDMKTLGFQGASEETLFLKKDKSNKSARFAEIEKMGYEIVLFIGDNLNDFGDEPYKKSNADRRAFVEANQKAFGKKFIVLPNPNYGDWEGAIFNYNYKSSADEKNQARQKALRAWDGK from the coding sequence ATGAGAACCTCAATCAAGTTATCCGCTATTGCACTTAGCTCCGTCTTTGCCTTAACCGCTTGTACCCAAGCCCCAAGCAACGCTGGTGAAGCAAAATTACAACAACACGCAATGCTTGGCGTGAACTGGATGCAAGAGTCAGGTGAATATCAGGCTCTCGCTTACCAAGCATTTAACACTGCAAAAGTGGCATTCGACAACGCTAAGGTTGCGAAAGGCAAGAAAAAAGCGGTGGTGGTCGATTTAGATGAAACCATGATGGACAACAGCGCCTATGCTGCATGGCAAATTCAGAACAACAAAGCCTTTGACGGCAAAGATTGGACACGCTGGGTGAATGCTCGTCAAACCAAAGCGATTGCGGGTGCCGTTGAGTTCAACAACTATGTAAACAGCCACAAAGGCAAAATGTTCTATGTTTCTAACCGAAAAGATCAAGGTGAAAAAGCAGGCACATTAGATGATATGAAAACCCTTGGTTTCCAAGGTGCGAGCGAAGAAACCTTGTTCTTGAAAAAAGACAAATCGAATAAATCTGCTCGCTTTGCAGAAATCGAAAAAATGGGCTATGAAATCGTGCTATTCATCGGCGACAACTTAAACGATTTCGGTGATGAACCATACAAAAAATCAAACGCCGACCGCCGTGCCTTCGTTGAAGCCAACCAAAAAGCCTTTGGCAAAAAATTCATCGTCTTACCAAACCCAAATTATGGCGACTGGGAAGGAGCAATCTTTAATTACAACTATAAATCAAGTGCTGACGAGAAAAACCAAGCCCGCCAAAAAGCCTTAAGAGCATGGGACGGTAAATAA
- a CDS encoding MerR family transcriptional regulator, which translates to MLKMNELVKFSQTPKSTILYYVKEGLLPEPHKDKPNFHLYDEKCVKLIEFIRYLQSNFYATISQIKALFASPNFDVDNPYESLISSLSIIMGAENETFSESVLCQQFQIPAEQLQQWVAQGLITPRDNIFTAKERDILAILCRSNTEELGVIAQYAEVAKKLAVQEAEVTINALENSSEKDQKLKHLFDILLVLKPYVLNMQTLKTYQQGNQL; encoded by the coding sequence ATGTTAAAGATGAATGAGTTGGTTAAATTCAGCCAAACCCCCAAATCGACGATTTTGTACTATGTAAAAGAAGGGTTGTTACCCGAACCGCATAAAGACAAGCCGAATTTTCATCTTTATGATGAAAAATGCGTCAAACTGATTGAGTTTATTCGCTATTTGCAAAGTAATTTTTATGCCACGATTTCGCAGATTAAAGCCTTATTTGCTTCGCCTAATTTTGATGTCGATAACCCTTACGAAAGTTTGATTAGCTCGCTGTCTATCATTATGGGAGCAGAAAATGAAACCTTTAGTGAATCGGTGCTCTGCCAGCAATTTCAAATTCCTGCCGAGCAGTTACAACAGTGGGTTGCACAGGGCTTGATCACGCCTCGTGACAATATTTTTACCGCCAAAGAACGCGATATTTTAGCGATTCTATGCCGTTCTAACACCGAGGAGTTGGGTGTGATTGCACAATATGCAGAAGTGGCAAAAAAGCTTGCTGTGCAAGAAGCAGAAGTCACAATCAATGCACTAGAAAATAGTTCAGAAAAAGATCAAAAACTCAAACATCTGTTTGATATTTTGTTAGTGCTTAAGCCTTATGTGTTAAATATGCAAACATTAAAAACTTACCAACAGGGGAATCAACTATGA
- a CDS encoding biotin--[acetyl-CoA-carboxylase] ligase: MKLNQRAIQQALLCGEVNVFEQIDSTNEFLLNHYRELPSGSLCLAESQTAGRGRRGRQWFSPISQNLYFSMLWRYELAEIAQISSLSLVVALTIAETFEQLEVSDIQIKWPNDIYYQGKKMGGILIESRMDSNYAYLVIGIGLNLAMQNVDPNIVTQPWADLADYQFDRNQIAAMLAEKLQYALIAFPHTPFDEYLPRWQKFDLYYQKPVKLLTEQGDIHGISRGINENGELLLEQPDGISTFAIGEISLRAD; encoded by the coding sequence ATGAAACTGAACCAGCGTGCCATTCAGCAAGCCTTGCTTTGCGGTGAAGTTAATGTTTTTGAGCAAATTGATTCAACCAACGAATTTCTGCTGAATCATTATCGAGAGCTGCCAAGTGGCTCTCTCTGTCTGGCCGAAAGCCAAACCGCTGGACGTGGACGCCGTGGGCGGCAATGGTTTTCCCCCATCAGTCAAAATCTCTATTTTTCAATGCTGTGGCGGTATGAGTTGGCAGAAATCGCACAAATTTCCTCACTTAGTTTAGTTGTGGCACTCACCATTGCAGAAACCTTTGAGCAACTTGAGGTCAGTGATATTCAGATCAAATGGCCGAATGATATTTACTATCAAGGCAAGAAAATGGGGGGGATTTTGATTGAAAGCCGAATGGACAGCAATTACGCTTATTTGGTGATCGGCATTGGCTTGAATTTAGCGATGCAAAATGTGGATCCAAATATCGTTACCCAGCCTTGGGCAGATCTGGCTGACTATCAATTTGATCGCAACCAGATCGCCGCAATGTTGGCGGAGAAACTGCAATATGCCTTGATTGCGTTTCCCCACACCCCCTTTGATGAATATCTTCCACGTTGGCAAAAATTTGATCTTTATTATCAGAAACCCGTCAAATTGCTCACAGAACAAGGCGATATTCACGGGATTTCTCGTGGTATCAATGAGAATGGCGAATTACTGTTAGAACAGCCCGACGGCATCAGTACCTTCGCCATTGGCGAAATCTCGCTAAGAGCAGATTGA
- a CDS encoding thioredoxin: MNKPAFLKGFLRNLFLYGGLFIVLSVAVDWYRKPTAPAQFAQQVLNDIHQQPKILAQLSHNKPMLLYFWGSWCGFCEYTSPAVQQLADSGTEVLGVALKSGSNEEVQQYLTQNGYTFPTLNDPTGEFSKSWNIQATPTILLIKDGKIQNHTTGLTSYWGLKVRLWLANL; encoded by the coding sequence ATGAATAAACCCGCTTTTCTTAAAGGCTTTCTCCGCAATCTTTTTCTCTATGGCGGACTATTTATTGTCTTAAGTGTTGCGGTGGATTGGTATCGAAAGCCAACGGCTCCTGCTCAATTTGCCCAACAGGTGTTAAACGATATTCATCAGCAACCCAAAATACTGGCTCAACTTAGCCATAACAAGCCAATGTTGCTCTATTTTTGGGGCAGTTGGTGTGGGTTTTGTGAATACACTTCGCCCGCAGTACAACAACTTGCTGATAGCGGTACCGAAGTGTTGGGGGTTGCATTAAAATCGGGATCAAATGAAGAAGTGCAACAATACTTAACCCAAAACGGCTATACCTTCCCCACGCTCAATGATCCAACAGGCGAATTTTCCAAAAGCTGGAATATTCAAGCTACGCCAACGATTTTGCTGATAAAAGATGGAAAAATTCAAAATCATACTACGGGACTCACCAGCTATTGGGGGCTGAAAGTACGATTGTGGTTGGCAAATCTCTAA
- a CDS encoding UDP-N-acetylenolpyruvoylglucosamine reductase codes for MSLSLTPFHTFHLPVNANQIITVTTIAQLLSEWQKAVADKQPVLLVGQGSNLLFLDDFAGTVLVNQLKGIEHRQDADFHYLQVAGGENWHELVQWTLAQGIYGLENLALIPGCVGSAPIQNIGAYGVEFERFCDFVEVLELPTGKSFKLSKAECQFGYRESVFKHQYKADYAIVAVGLKLPKVWQPVLSYGTLAQFDPQAVTSEQIFAEVCAVRSAKLPDPNEYGNAGSFFKNPIVSPAAFSNIQQAYPTVPHYPQADGTIKLPAGWLIEQCQLKGFQIGGAAVHTQQALVLINKSNATGQDVLALAKEVRRQVREKFGVELHPEVRFIGKDGEVDSESVTR; via the coding sequence ATGAGCCTAAGTTTAACTCCTTTTCATACCTTCCATTTACCTGTCAATGCCAATCAAATTATTACCGTCACAACCATTGCACAATTATTGAGCGAGTGGCAGAAAGCCGTAGCTGATAAACAACCCGTATTATTAGTTGGGCAAGGCAGTAACTTATTGTTTTTAGATGATTTTGCTGGCACGGTGTTGGTTAATCAACTCAAAGGCATTGAACATCGTCAAGATGCCGATTTTCACTACTTGCAAGTGGCAGGCGGAGAAAACTGGCACGAATTGGTGCAATGGACTCTTGCCCAAGGTATTTATGGATTAGAAAACTTAGCCTTGATTCCTGGCTGTGTTGGCTCCGCTCCGATTCAAAATATTGGTGCTTATGGTGTAGAGTTTGAGCGTTTTTGTGATTTTGTTGAAGTGCTTGAATTGCCAACTGGGAAATCGTTCAAATTGAGCAAAGCGGAATGCCAGTTTGGTTACCGAGAAAGTGTGTTTAAACATCAGTATAAAGCGGATTACGCCATTGTGGCGGTGGGGTTGAAATTGCCTAAAGTTTGGCAGCCTGTGTTATCGTACGGAACATTGGCTCAGTTTGATCCGCAAGCGGTCACTTCCGAGCAAATTTTTGCAGAAGTTTGTGCGGTGCGTTCAGCAAAATTACCTGATCCAAATGAATACGGTAATGCGGGCAGTTTCTTCAAAAACCCGATAGTGTCACCTGCAGCATTTTCAAATATTCAGCAGGCTTATCCGACCGTTCCGCACTATCCGCAAGCAGATGGAACAATTAAATTACCTGCGGGCTGGCTGATTGAGCAGTGCCAACTGAAAGGCTTCCAAATCGGTGGTGCCGCAGTGCATACGCAGCAAGCCCTTGTGCTAATAAACAAGAGCAACGCAACAGGGCAAGACGTGTTGGCATTAGCGAAAGAAGTTCGCCGCCAAGTTCGAGAAAAATTTGGTGTTGAATTGCACCCAGAAGTGCGATTCATCGGTAAAGATGGCGAAGTGGACAGCGAGAGCGTAACACGATGA